Proteins co-encoded in one Eschrichtius robustus isolate mEscRob2 chromosome 8, mEscRob2.pri, whole genome shotgun sequence genomic window:
- the SPAM1 gene encoding hyaluronidase PH-20, which produces MGVLRLQHISFGSFVGSSGAPQAVFTFLLVPCCLTLDFRAPPLIANMSFLWAWNAPTDRCARRFDMPPDLNFFSLVGNPQKGVTGKCITLFYADRLGYYPHIDERTGRSVYGGIPQMGSLKKHLDKAKKDISYYMPINNVGLAVIDWENWRPTWARNWKPKDVYRDQSIELVLQQNRQLTFPEAAKIAKVEFEEAAKSFMQETLKLGKLLRPHHLWGYYLFPDCYNHNYNQPSYNGSCLDIEKRRNDALDWLWKESTALFPSMYLNSKLKSSPQAALFVRNRVQEAIRMSKVANAKSPLPVFVYARPVFTDVSFQFLSQGDLVNTIGESVALGASGIIMWGSLNLSLTRQSCMNLGNYMKTTLNPYIINVTLAAKMCSQALCQKRGVCTRKYWNSSNYLHLNPKNFAIQTGKGGKYTVHGKPTLKDLQQFSKKFSCSCYANIRCKKRVDIKNIHTINVCIAEDVCVDGFLNLKPRSHSSSWKEISSTTFSNISFSTPTVTVSPCVPGKDLRGCLKVTCSVEALSSNTQGGCHSVKWKNTSSQLHIQNKKNETTY; this is translated from the exons ATGGGAGTGCTAAGGCTTCAACATATCTCCTTTGGGAGCTTTGTTGGGTCCAGTGGAGCACCCCAGGCAGTGTTCACCTTCCTTCTGGTTCCATGTTGTTTGACTCTGGATTTCAGAGCACCCCCTCTTATTGCAAATATGTCTTTCCTTTGGGCCTGGAATGCCCCAACTGACCGTTGTGCTAGAAGATTTGACATGCCTCCAGATCTGAACTTCTTCTCTTTAGTAGGAAACCCCCAAAAAGGTGTGACAGGAAAATGTATTACATTATTTTATGCTGATAGACTTGGCTACTATCCTCACATAGATGAAAGAACAGGCAGAAGTGTGTATGGAGGGATCCCCCAGATGGGATCCTTAAAAAAGCATTTGGACAAAGCTAAAAAAGACATTTCCTATTACATGCCAATCAACAACGTGGGCTTGGCTGTCATtgactgggaaaactggaggcCTACCTGGGCTAGAAACTGGAAACCTAAAGACGTTTACAGGGATCAGTCTATTGAGTTGGTTCTGCAACAAAATAGACAACTTACTTTCCCAGAGGCTGCCAAGATAGCGAAAGTGGAATTTGAAGAGGCAGCAAAGAGTTTCATGCAGGAGACtttaaaattgggaaaattaCTGCGGCCACATCACTTATGGGGTTATTATCTTTTTCCTGACTGTTACAATCATAATTATAACCAACCTAGTTACAATGGAAGTTGCTTGGATATAGAGAAAAGAAGAAACGACGCACTCGACTGGCTGTGGAAGGAAAGCACTGCCCTTTTCCCATCCATGTATTTGAATAGCAAGTTAAAATCTTCTCCACAAGCTGCCCTCTTTGTTCGTAATCGTGTCCAGGAAGCCATTCGGATGTCTAAAGTAGCCAACGCTAAAAGCCCACTTCCAGTTTTTGTGTATGCCCGTCCAGTTTTTACTGATGTGTCTTTTCAATTCCTTTCTCAG GGCGACCTTGTGAATACAATTGGTGAGAGCGTTGCTCTAGGTGCCTCTGGAATTATAATGTGGGGAAGTCTCAACTTAAGCCTAACTAGG CAATCTTGCATGAACCTAGGCAATTACATGAAGACTACACTGAATCCTTACATAATCAACGTCACCTTAGCAGCCAAAATGTGTAGCCAAGCACTTTGCCAAAAGCGAGGAGTGTGTACAAGGAAATACTGGAATTCAAGCAACTATCTTCACCTGAACCCAAAGAATTTTGCTATTCAAACTGGGAAAGGTGGAAAATACACAGTACATGGGAAACCCACACTCAAAGACCTGCAAcaattttccaaaaaattttcCTGCAGTTGTTATGCCAACATCCGCTGTAAGAAGAGAGTTGATATAAAAAACATTCATACTATTAATGTATGTATTGCTGAAGATGTTTGCGTAGATGGCTTTCTAAACTTAAAACCCAGGAGTCATTCTTCTAGCTGGAAAGAGATATCTTCTACCACTTTCAGCAATATCTCATTCTCCACACCAACGGTCACAGTGTCTCCATGTGTTCCTGGGAAAGATCTCCGTGGGTGCCTCAAAGTCACGTGTTCAGTGGAAGCCCTCTCCAGCAACACCCAAGGGGGCTGTCATAGTGTTAAATGGAAAAACACTTCCAGTCAGTTACAtattcaaaacaagaaaaatgaaacaacctATTAA